A stretch of DNA from Alicyclobacillus acidocaldarius subsp. acidocaldarius Tc-4-1:
ACAGATAAATGGTCCCGTCCGCTACGCCCGCCTCGCGGGCAATTTTGGACACCTGCGAATTGAAGAAACCGTGTTCCGCAAACACTTTCAGCGCCGCTTTGAGGATTGCCTCGTACTTTTCTCTCCTTTTCTCCGCCAATCCACTTGTCATGAATTCACCTCGGTGTTAATATCGAGTCAAGCAATGAATGAACGCTCATTCATTTTCGTACCCCCATAGTAAATGGCGTGGGCGAGAATGTCAACGATGCAATCGCTTTTTTTACTCATGAGTTGTAAGCGGTTGCGGATGTGCCTCATCGAGACGCTGGCATGCTGAGGCCTGATGAGCGAAGCAGACCAACGAAGAAGCAGAAGGGAAGTGAACTGACGTGTTGCTTGCCATCAATGATATCGCCTTCGTGGCAGCGGTTGCGTATGCGCTTTATCTGTTTGGCACCGTCGTCTATCGGCGATATCGGTATGTCATGTTGGGAAAACCAGTGCCCTTGGACTGGCGTCCGGAATTCGGCGAGTTCATGGCGCAGGTGTTTGGACAGAAAAAGTTGTTCAAGGACAAGAAGAGCGGCGCGATGCACTTTGTTATGTTCTACGGCTTCATCGTGCTCCAATTTGGCGCGCTCGACATCATCGTGAAAGGACTCACGCTTGGGCGGCACATTCCTTATCCCGCGTACGAGACGTTCTCGTTCACGCAGGAGTGGGTGGCCATCCTCGTCCTCGCCGCGACAGCATACGCCGCCTACAGAAGGTACGGTGAGCGTGTCAAGCGGCTGAAGCGCGGATTCAAGCCGAGTATCGTCCTCATCCTCATCTCGAGCTTGATGATCTGCGTTCTCATGGATCTGTCGTTCGAACGCGTTTGGCAACAAGAGCCGAGCGCCTGGTGGGCGCCCATCTCGTCGCTCATCGCGTCGGCCCTGTGGAGTGTCGGCCCGAAGGGCGGAGAAATTGGATTCTATATCTTTTGGTGGCTGCACCTGCTTGTACTGCTGACGTTCCTCGTGTACGTGCCGCAGTCGAAGCACTTTCACCTCATGGTGGCGCCCATCAACATCTGGCTGCATCGCAAGGGAGCACCTGGCAGGCTCCGTCCTCTGAACCTCGAGGATGAAAACGCGGAGTCGTTCGGAGTCGGCAAAGTGGAGGACTTCGAGCGCAAGCAGATGATCGACTTCTTTGCCTGCGTGGAGTGCGGGCGGTGTACCAATTCGTGCCCTGCTTCCAACACGGGCAAGCCGCTCTCGCCGATGCACCTGATTGTTAAGATGCGCGATCACCTCATCGAAAAAGGGATGGCGCAGACCGGCCTGAACGCCTTCGAACCCAGTTTCCTCTTGCCCAAGCGAGAGGGCATGGCGCACAAGATGGCGTCCGGCGGTGAAAATATCTCCTTTCCTGACGGCGTCGTCACGGACATCGAGCCTACCTTCCACTGGCAGCAGGAAGATTGGCGGCTCACGCAGGCCGATCCAACGGAACTGTCGCTCATCGGCGACGTGATCACGGAAGAGGAGATTTGGGCCTGCACGACCTGCCGCAACTGCGAGGATCAGTGCCCGGTCGGCAACGAGCACGTCGACAAGATCATCGATCTGCGGCGTTACCTCGTCTTGATGGAGGGCAGCATGCCCAAGGAAGCCCAGCGCGCGATGCAAAACATCGAACGCCAGGGCAACCCGTGGGGACTGAGCCGCAAGGATCGGGCTCAATGGATGGAGGGCCTCGACGTTCCGGTCCCCACAGTTCATGAGAACCCAGATTTCGAATACCTGTTCTTCGTGGGTTCCATGGGTTCGTACGACCGCCGGGCGCGCAAAGTGACGCATGCCGTGGTGCGGTTGCTGCACGAGGCGGGCGTGAACTTCGCAGTGCTCGGCAATGAGGAGAATGGTTCGGGTGATACGCCGCGTCGCCTTGGCAACGAGATGCTGTTCCAGCAGCTTGCCATGGAGAACATCGCGACGTTTCAACAATATGGGGTGCGCAAGATTGTGACCGCGTGCCCGCACACGTTCAACACGCTGAAAAACGAGTACCCGGATTTCGGGCTCGAAGGTGTGGAGGTGTATCACCACACGCAATTGCTCGCCCAACTGGTTCGCGAGGGCAAGCTCCGCCCGACGCATCCGCTGAACGAGCGGATCGTGTACCACGACGCCTGCTACTTGGGCCGCTACAACGGCGTGTTCGACGCGCCGCGCGACATCCTGAAGGCCATCCCCGGGGTGGAACTCGTGGAGATGGAGCGGAATCGCGAAAACGCGATGTGCTGCGGCGCAGGCGGTGGGCGGATGTGGATTGAGGAGACCCGCGGCAAGCGGATCAATCTCGCGCGGACCCAGCAGGCGCTTGCGACGAATCCGACCGTCATTGGCAGCGCGTGTCCGTACTGCCTGACCATGATGGAGGACGGGACCAAGCTGACCGAGACGGACGATCGCGTCAAGGCGCGCGACGTGGCTGAGCTGCTCGCCGCGTCGGTCTTCGGAGAAGACCTTCGCCAACCGACCGAAGATGAGGAGGTTCAAGCCGGATGAGACAAATTCGCCGAGCTGCCGTCATTGGGTCCGGCGTGATGGGGGCGCAAATCGCCGCTCATCTCGCCAACGCAGGCATTCCGAGCCTGCTGTTGGACCTCGTTCCACAGGAGTTGACGCCGGAAGAACAAAAGAAGGGTCTGTCGCTCGATCATCCCGCGGTGCGCAATCGCTTAGCGACGGAGGCCATTCGCAGGCTGCACAAGCTCAGCCCGGCGCCCTTGTTCCGCGCCGACTACGCGAAACTCATCACACCCGGAAACCTGGAGGACGACCTGCATCGGATCGCCGAGGTCGACTGGGTGATTGAGGTCATCGTGGAGAGCCTCGAGCCTAAGCGCCAACTGCTCGAGCGTATCGAGCGGTATTGGCACGAGGGCATGATTGTGAGCACCAACACGTCGGGTATCTCCATCAACGCGATGGTCGAGGGCCGAGGCGAGGCGTTCCGCCGACACTTCCTCGGCACGCACTTCTTTAATCCTCCGCGTTACATGAAGCTGTTGGAGATCATTCCTGGCCGGGATACTGACCCTGCCATCGTGGAGTTCATGCGCGACTTCGGAACGGAGCGCCTCGGAAAGGGCGTCGTGCTGGCCAAAGACACGCCAAACTTTATCGCCAACCGCATCGGTACCTACGGCCTCTTGGTGACCTTCGAGGAGATGCAAAAGGGAGGCTTCACGGTTGAGGAGGTCGACGCCATCACCGGCCCGGCCCTCGGGCGTCCGAAGAGCGCGACGTTCCGCACGCTGGATCTCGTCGGGATCGACACGTTTGCCCACGTGGCCAACAATGTGCGTCAGAACGTGACCGATCCAGCGGAACAGCGGGCGTTTGAGGTGCCAGAGGCCATCCAAAAGCTTGTGGAGCGCGGGTGGCTCGGCGAGAAGAGCGGACAAGGCTTTTACAAGCGCGTCAAGCAAAACGGCCAGCGCCAGATCCTCGTGCTCGATCTCGACACGTTCGAGTACCGCGAACAAAAGACCATCGCCTCTTCGGCGCTCGAAGCTTCCAAGCAGGCGAAGGGCGCGGCTGGAAAGGCGAAGGCGCTCCTCCAGGGCGGGGATCGGTACGCCGAACTCGCGTGGAACATCGTCAAACGCGTGCTCGTGTACTCGGCCGAGAAACTCGGTGAAATCGCGGACACGATTCAGGATATCGACGCCGCCATGCGCTGGGGGTTCAACTGGGATCTTGGACCCTTTGAACTCTGGGATGCGCTCGGGCTGGTGGAGACGGCCGAGCGGATGCGGGTGGAAGGACTCCGGGTGCCCCAGTGGGTCGAGGACTGGATTGCTGCGGGTCACCGCGCTTTCTATGAAGAGGCGGACGGCAAGCGGACCATGCCCGTAAACGGCAAGCCTGAGCCTGTTCGGGTGCCGGCTGGGGTGATCGATCTCGCCGCGCTGAAGAAGGCGGGCAAAGTCATCGCGCAGAACTCGGGCGCGAGCCTCATCGACCTGGGCGACGGCGTCGCGTGCCTGGAGTTCCATTCGCAGAACAACGCGATTGGCCCCGACATTCTGACGATGATCGAAAAGAGCGTGGCCATCGCGGAGAAAGACTTCGCGGGCCTGGTCATCGCGAACCAGGGCAAGAACTTCTGTGTTGGCGCGAACCTCGTGCTCATCCTGATGGCGGCGCAGGAGGGCGACTGGGACGAAATCGACTTGTCCATCCGCCAATTCCATCGCGCCATGCTCGCGCTTCGCTATAGCCAGGTGCCAGTGGTGGCGGCGCCGCATCGGATGACGCTCGGAGGCGGGGTCGAAGTGTGCCTCGCGTCGTCGAGAGTGCTGCCAGCCGCCGAGACGTATTTCGGACTGGTTGAGGTAGGCGTCGGCGTCATTCCTGGCGGTGGCGGCTGCAAGGAGACGGCTCGCCGCGTGGCGGAATCGGTCGGCCCAGACGACGATCTCGTCCCTGCGCTCGCCCGGATGTTCCAGACGATTGGCACCGCCAAGGTGTCGACGAGCGGTGCAGAGGCACTCGCGATGGGCTGGCTGCGCGAGACGGATCGCATCGTCGTGAACGACGACCTGCGCATTTCGGCCGCAAAGGCGGAGGTCCTACGCATGGCTGAGATCGGATACACCCCGCCGCCAAAGGCGAAGGACATCCGGGTCGCGGGCCGCGATGGCAAAGCTACGTTGCAGATGGCCGCGCGCGGCATGTGGAACGGTGGCTACATTACGGATTACGACCTCCACATCGCCTACAAGCTCGCGCATGTGCTGGCGGGTGGCGACGTGCCGGCGGGCTCCCTCGTGAGCGAGGACTACCTGCTCGATCTCGAGCGCGAGGCGTTCCTCAGCCTGTGCGGAGAGCCGAAGACCATCCAGCGCATGCAGCACATGCTCGCCACCGGAAAGCCGCTTCGCAACTGAAGCGGGCCCACGACGGATACGACGATAGGGAGTGAAACCCATGCGGGAAGCTGTGATTGTTTCGGTTGCACGCACGCCGGTCGGAAAGGCCAAGCGCGGTGTGTTTCGCCATACGCGGGTGGAGGACCTCGGGCGCGCCGCGGTGCGCGCGGCGGTCGAGCGCGCGAAAGGGCTCGATCCCGCCGAGATTGAGGATGTCGTCATCGGCTGCGCCATGCCGGAGGGCGAACAGGGGCTGAACGTGGCACGCATCATCTCCCTGTACAGCGGGTTGCCGGAGACCGTGCCCGCGATGACCATCAACCGCTTCTGTTCGTCCGGCCTTCAGGCCATTGCCATTGCTGCCGAGCGCGTGATGCTTGGACACGTGGAGGTCGCGCTCGCGGGCGGCGTCGAGACGATGAGCCACGTCCCGATGAGCGGCTTCAAGCCGTCCCCGCACCCGGACATTTTGCTCGAGATGCCGGACATCTACATCTCCATGGGCCACACCGCGGAGAACGTGGCCAAGCGGTTCGGCGTGAGCCGCGAAGATCAGGATCGGTTCGCGTATGAGAGCCATCAGAAGGCGTATGCGGCGCAGCAGGCGGGCAAGTTTGACGACGAGATCGTCCCCGTGGAGACGAAGGTGTGGGACATCGACGAGGAGGGACGCCCGCACGAGAAGACCATTCGGGTCACGCAGGACGAGGGCGTTCGGAAGGACACGACGCCCGAGGCCCTGGCGTCGCTCCGACCCGCGTTTTCGGTCAACGGCACCGTGACCGCAGGCAACGCCTCGCAGATGAGCGACGGCGCGGCGGCCGCGGTCGTCATGACGGCGGAAAAAGCGCAGCAACTGGGCCTGAAGCCGCTCGCCACCTTCAAGAGCTTCGCGGTCACGGGCTGCGATCCGGCCATCATGGGTATCGGGCCGGTAGGCGCCATCCCAAAGGCGCTGAAGCTGGCGGGCCTTTCGCTCGCGGACATCGATCTCTTCGAGATCAACGAGGCTTTCGCGTCGCAGTGCCTGCAGGTGATCCGGTCGCTCGACATCGATCCGGCCAAGGTCAATGTCAACGGCGGCGCCATCGCGCTCGGGCATCCGCTCGGCTGCACAGGCGCGAAGCTGACGGCCACCCTGATCCACGAGCTGCGGCGGCGCGGCGGCGGCTACGGCGTCGTGTCGATGTGCATCGGCGGCGGCATGGGCGCGGCCGGCGTGTTTGAAGTTCATCAACCCTAAAATGAGTGCAAAGAAGGAGTGAGCTGATATGGAAAACAAGACCATCGTCAAGGGTGGCGCATTCATCATTGAGGAACTGGAGCCGTCTGCTGTTGTAACGCCGGAGGGCTTCACCGAGGAACAGAAGATGATCGCGGAGACGACGAAGAACTTCATCGAGTCGGAGGTCGTGCCACATCACGAGGAGATTGAGTCCCTGAACTACGA
This window harbors:
- a CDS encoding (Fe-S)-binding protein; its protein translation is MLLAINDIAFVAAVAYALYLFGTVVYRRYRYVMLGKPVPLDWRPEFGEFMAQVFGQKKLFKDKKSGAMHFVMFYGFIVLQFGALDIIVKGLTLGRHIPYPAYETFSFTQEWVAILVLAATAYAAYRRYGERVKRLKRGFKPSIVLILISSLMICVLMDLSFERVWQQEPSAWWAPISSLIASALWSVGPKGGEIGFYIFWWLHLLVLLTFLVYVPQSKHFHLMVAPINIWLHRKGAPGRLRPLNLEDENAESFGVGKVEDFERKQMIDFFACVECGRCTNSCPASNTGKPLSPMHLIVKMRDHLIEKGMAQTGLNAFEPSFLLPKREGMAHKMASGGENISFPDGVVTDIEPTFHWQQEDWRLTQADPTELSLIGDVITEEEIWACTTCRNCEDQCPVGNEHVDKIIDLRRYLVLMEGSMPKEAQRAMQNIERQGNPWGLSRKDRAQWMEGLDVPVPTVHENPDFEYLFFVGSMGSYDRRARKVTHAVVRLLHEAGVNFAVLGNEENGSGDTPRRLGNEMLFQQLAMENIATFQQYGVRKIVTACPHTFNTLKNEYPDFGLEGVEVYHHTQLLAQLVREGKLRPTHPLNERIVYHDACYLGRYNGVFDAPRDILKAIPGVELVEMERNRENAMCCGAGGGRMWIEETRGKRINLARTQQALATNPTVIGSACPYCLTMMEDGTKLTETDDRVKARDVAELLAASVFGEDLRQPTEDEEVQAG
- a CDS encoding 3-hydroxyacyl-CoA dehydrogenase/enoyl-CoA hydratase family protein, with the translated sequence MRQIRRAAVIGSGVMGAQIAAHLANAGIPSLLLDLVPQELTPEEQKKGLSLDHPAVRNRLATEAIRRLHKLSPAPLFRADYAKLITPGNLEDDLHRIAEVDWVIEVIVESLEPKRQLLERIERYWHEGMIVSTNTSGISINAMVEGRGEAFRRHFLGTHFFNPPRYMKLLEIIPGRDTDPAIVEFMRDFGTERLGKGVVLAKDTPNFIANRIGTYGLLVTFEEMQKGGFTVEEVDAITGPALGRPKSATFRTLDLVGIDTFAHVANNVRQNVTDPAEQRAFEVPEAIQKLVERGWLGEKSGQGFYKRVKQNGQRQILVLDLDTFEYREQKTIASSALEASKQAKGAAGKAKALLQGGDRYAELAWNIVKRVLVYSAEKLGEIADTIQDIDAAMRWGFNWDLGPFELWDALGLVETAERMRVEGLRVPQWVEDWIAAGHRAFYEEADGKRTMPVNGKPEPVRVPAGVIDLAALKKAGKVIAQNSGASLIDLGDGVACLEFHSQNNAIGPDILTMIEKSVAIAEKDFAGLVIANQGKNFCVGANLVLILMAAQEGDWDEIDLSIRQFHRAMLALRYSQVPVVAAPHRMTLGGGVEVCLASSRVLPAAETYFGLVEVGVGVIPGGGGCKETARRVAESVGPDDDLVPALARMFQTIGTAKVSTSGAEALAMGWLRETDRIVVNDDLRISAAKAEVLRMAEIGYTPPPKAKDIRVAGRDGKATLQMAARGMWNGGYITDYDLHIAYKLAHVLAGGDVPAGSLVSEDYLLDLEREAFLSLCGEPKTIQRMQHMLATGKPLRN
- a CDS encoding acetyl-CoA C-acyltransferase produces the protein MREAVIVSVARTPVGKAKRGVFRHTRVEDLGRAAVRAAVERAKGLDPAEIEDVVIGCAMPEGEQGLNVARIISLYSGLPETVPAMTINRFCSSGLQAIAIAAERVMLGHVEVALAGGVETMSHVPMSGFKPSPHPDILLEMPDIYISMGHTAENVAKRFGVSREDQDRFAYESHQKAYAAQQAGKFDDEIVPVETKVWDIDEEGRPHEKTIRVTQDEGVRKDTTPEALASLRPAFSVNGTVTAGNASQMSDGAAAAVVMTAEKAQQLGLKPLATFKSFAVTGCDPAIMGIGPVGAIPKALKLAGLSLADIDLFEINEAFASQCLQVIRSLDIDPAKVNVNGGAIALGHPLGCTGAKLTATLIHELRRRGGGYGVVSMCIGGGMGAAGVFEVHQP